A genome region from Chloroflexota bacterium includes the following:
- a CDS encoding nitroreductase, translating to MDVNDAVLTRLTVREYKPDAVPDDVVDRLLEAGRLSPSSQNLQPWHFIVIRDAATIKRLGEMATQGPCLGDAPLAIAVVTDDTPRAPLDAGRAIQHMELVAWEEGMGTCFIGIRDADQNAAIKEVLSIPAHLVLLTILPFGYRKSANMGKFGRRNRRALSEVAHSERFGNTYTHSG from the coding sequence ATGGATGTTAATGATGCGGTGTTGACGCGGCTGACGGTGCGGGAGTACAAGCCTGACGCCGTGCCGGACGATGTGGTTGATAGGCTTTTGGAAGCGGGCAGGCTTTCGCCGAGTTCGCAGAACTTGCAGCCTTGGCACTTCATCGTGATTCGGGACGCAGCCACGATAAAGCGGCTGGGCGAGATGGCGACGCAGGGACCGTGCCTGGGGGATGCTCCGCTTGCCATCGCCGTCGTGACCGACGACACGCCGAGAGCGCCATTGGACGCGGGCAGAGCTATACAGCACATGGAACTTGTCGCGTGGGAAGAGGGCATGGGCACATGCTTCATCGGTATCCGCGACGCCGACCAGAACGCGGCGATCAAGGAAGTGCTGAGCATACCGGCGCATCTCGTGCTGCTGACCATCTTGCCGTTCGGCTATCGCAAGAGCGCGAATATGGGCAAGTTCGGGCGGCGCAATCGCCGGGCACTGTCGGAAGTGGCGCATAGCGAACGCTTCGGCAATACTTACACGCATTCGGGCTGA
- a CDS encoding site-specific DNA-methyltransferase produces the protein MIPSPNALYFGDNLDILRQHIPDESVDLIYLDPPFNSNATYNVLFRERSGEESAAQITAFDDTWRWNIESELAYQDVVTQQGGKVGELLAAMRAFLGQNDMMAYLTMMAQRMVELHRVLKPTGSIYLHCDPTASHYLKLLMDAVFGPENFQSEITWQRTSSHNDSKRFGQVKDALLFYSKSSSRKWNPVFVPHDEKYVSNFYRYEDDKGKYRLQEIIRTASMGPRPNLAYEYKGYTPEWGWRMERDKLESLDNDGRLVWSSTGRPYRKTYLSQGRAPTNLWTDIKNLSAQARERLGYPTQKPEALLERIISASSNEGDVVLDPFCGCGTAVAAAERLNRRWVGIDITHLAITLIRHRLHDTFGEDLRPYEVVGEPKDLPSAESLALHDRYQFEWWALGLVDARPARDRKKGADAGIDGYISFFDDNSGKPKRIVVQVKSGGVQRSQIATLKSDMEREKADLALFVTLKPPTRPMQQEALEAGFYAPEAFPDHRFPRVQVLTIEDLLSGTQPQYPRYAPAATFPRAPRRRRQGRQGRLG, from the coding sequence ATGATCCCCTCCCCCAACGCCCTCTACTTCGGCGACAACCTCGACATCCTGCGCCAGCACATCCCCGACGAGTCCGTTGACCTCATATACCTGGACCCGCCGTTTAACTCTAACGCCACCTACAATGTGCTCTTCCGCGAGCGCAGCGGCGAGGAGTCGGCGGCGCAAATCACCGCCTTCGACGACACATGGCGCTGGAACATCGAATCCGAGCTTGCATATCAGGACGTCGTAACCCAGCAGGGCGGAAAAGTCGGCGAACTGCTCGCAGCCATGCGCGCCTTCCTCGGACAGAACGACATGATGGCGTACCTCACCATGATGGCGCAGCGCATGGTCGAACTCCACCGCGTCCTAAAACCCACCGGCAGCATCTACCTCCACTGCGACCCCACCGCAAGCCACTACCTCAAACTGCTGATGGACGCCGTGTTCGGCCCGGAGAACTTTCAGAGCGAAATCACTTGGCAGCGCACGAGTTCCCACAATGACTCAAAGCGATTTGGGCAGGTGAAGGACGCGCTACTTTTCTATTCTAAGTCCAGTAGTCGAAAATGGAATCCCGTATTTGTGCCGCACGACGAAAAGTACGTGTCGAATTTCTATCGCTATGAAGATGACAAAGGCAAATACAGGCTTCAAGAGATTATACGAACCGCCTCAATGGGTCCTCGACCAAATCTCGCCTATGAGTACAAAGGTTACACCCCCGAATGGGGATGGCGGATGGAACGGGACAAGCTGGAGTCTCTTGACAATGATGGGCGTCTTGTCTGGTCAAGTACCGGGCGTCCGTACCGCAAAACGTACCTCTCTCAGGGCAGAGCACCTACAAATCTATGGACAGATATTAAGAACCTGTCAGCGCAAGCCCGTGAACGCCTCGGCTACCCCACGCAAAAGCCCGAGGCATTGCTCGAACGCATCATCAGCGCGTCCAGCAACGAAGGCGATGTCGTACTCGACCCGTTCTGCGGCTGCGGAACAGCAGTCGCCGCCGCAGAGCGTCTCAACCGCCGCTGGGTCGGCATAGACATAACCCACCTCGCCATCACCCTCATCCGCCACCGCCTGCACGATACATTCGGCGAAGACCTGCGCCCCTACGAAGTCGTCGGCGAGCCGAAAGACCTGCCCAGCGCCGAGTCCCTAGCCCTCCACGACCGCTACCAGTTCGAGTGGTGGGCGCTCGGCTTGGTCGATGCCCGCCCCGCCCGCGACCGCAAGAAGGGCGCAGACGCCGGCATAGACGGCTACATCAGCTTCTTCGACGACAACAGCGGCAAGCCCAAGCGCATAGTCGTACAGGTCAAGAGCGGCGGCGTGCAGCGCAGCCAGATCGCCACGCTCAAATCTGACATGGAGCGCGAAAAAGCCGACCTCGCCCTGTTCGTAACCCTCAAGCCGCCCACGCGCCCGATGCAGCAAGAAGCATTGGAAGCCGGCTTCTACGCCCCCGAAGCCTTCCCCGACCACCGCTTCCCCCGCGTGCAAGTCCTCACCATCGAAGACCTACTCTCCGGCACGCAGCCCCAATACCCCCGCTACGCCCCCGCCGCAACCTTCCCCCGCGCGCCGAGGCGACGGCGGCAAGGACGGCAAGGGAGACTGGGGTAG
- a CDS encoding type II toxin-antitoxin system HicB family antitoxin — protein sequence MSVYKAQLEREEDGRWSAWIDELPGCAAWGYTQNEALDALQDAAEAYIEDMVEAGELLPA from the coding sequence ATGAGTGTGTACAAAGCACAACTTGAACGGGAAGAAGACGGCAGGTGGAGCGCGTGGATAGACGAACTCCCCGGCTGCGCCGCTTGGGGATACACGCAAAACGAAGCCCTAGACGCCCTCCAAGACGCCGCCGAAGCCTATATCGAGGATATGGTAGAAGCCGGCGAACTGCTCCCTGCGTAA
- the add gene encoding adenosine deaminase, whose translation MSAIGIDAFIRGLPKAELHVHLEGTLEPEMRVRLAGRNGVDLPYRTADELAASYEYRDLQSFLALYFSGMDVLLTEQDFFDLTYAYLRRVRAQNVVYTEMHFDPQAHTSRGIAFDTVISGIRRAQEAAQDTLGIRSQLILGFLRDMSVESAMETLTDSLPYKDWIIGVGLDSDEKDNPPVKFREVFERARAEGYMLTMHCDHLQENSVEHIRQCLDVIGVDRIDHGYHALDDAGLIAEARRQQVCLTFCTTATPTNPTPRRAAELKRALELGLNVTANTDDPAYMRSYYMSEVLANTQQAVGLTRGQVAQLARNAFRSAWVGEDERDGYLAAVDGYAGSSSPASTISSI comes from the coding sequence ATGTCTGCGATAGGCATAGACGCTTTTATTCGGGGATTGCCGAAGGCTGAACTGCATGTGCATTTGGAAGGCACACTGGAGCCTGAGATGCGTGTGCGGCTGGCGGGGCGGAACGGGGTCGATCTGCCGTATCGGACTGCGGATGAACTTGCGGCGTCTTACGAATACCGGGACTTGCAATCGTTTCTTGCGCTGTATTTCAGCGGCATGGATGTGCTGTTGACCGAGCAGGACTTCTTTGACCTCACTTATGCCTATCTGCGGCGGGTTCGTGCGCAGAATGTGGTCTATACCGAAATGCACTTTGATCCGCAGGCGCATACGAGCAGGGGGATCGCGTTCGATACGGTCATCAGTGGTATTCGGAGGGCGCAGGAAGCGGCGCAGGATACTCTTGGCATTCGGTCTCAGCTGATACTGGGCTTCTTGCGGGATATGAGCGTGGAGTCGGCGATGGAGACGCTCACCGATTCGCTGCCGTATAAGGACTGGATTATCGGCGTAGGGCTGGATTCTGACGAGAAAGACAACCCGCCGGTGAAGTTCCGTGAGGTATTCGAGCGGGCGCGGGCGGAAGGCTACATGCTGACGATGCACTGCGACCACCTGCAGGAGAACTCGGTGGAGCATATCCGGCAGTGTCTCGATGTAATCGGCGTGGATAGAATCGACCACGGCTACCATGCGCTGGACGACGCGGGGCTGATTGCAGAGGCGAGGCGGCAGCAGGTGTGCCTGACATTCTGCACGACGGCTACGCCGACCAATCCCACGCCAAGACGCGCCGCCGAGCTGAAGCGCGCGCTGGAGCTGGGGCTGAATGTTACGGCGAACACGGACGATCCGGCGTATATGCGGAGCTACTACATGAGTGAGGTGCTGGCGAATACGCAGCAGGCGGTGGGGCTGACGCGGGGGCAAGTCGCGCAACTAGCGCGCAATGCGTTCAGAAGCGCGTGGGTTGGGGAGGATGAACGGGACGGGTACTTGGCAGCGGTGGATGGTTACGCAGGGAGCAGTTCGCCGGCTTCTACCATATCCTCGATATAG
- a CDS encoding SDR family oxidoreductase: MRLEGKAAIITGGASGIGRAICELFAEEGARLTIADIDTDGGEQTLASVRAAGGEAQFVATDVSKEADVQAMVQAAADAYGAVNILVNDAAAFVFGEVQDISDADWARVFGVNVVGQAYCVKHVLPHMQAAGGGAIVNLASVSGFIAQPGFIPYNASKGAVMQLTRCLAMDLAPHNIRVNAVCPGSVLTPATERHRQFVGADPEEFLAEAGASNFMKRVADPREIAYGALFLASDEASFVTGTPLVMDGGLTAQ, from the coding sequence ATGAGGCTTGAGGGCAAGGCTGCGATAATTACCGGCGGCGCGTCCGGCATTGGGCGCGCGATATGCGAGCTGTTCGCCGAGGAAGGCGCGCGGCTGACCATCGCGGACATCGACACTGATGGCGGCGAGCAGACCTTGGCGAGTGTCAGGGCTGCCGGCGGCGAGGCGCAGTTCGTGGCGACGGATGTGTCCAAGGAGGCGGATGTGCAAGCGATGGTGCAAGCCGCAGCCGACGCATACGGCGCGGTGAACATTCTGGTCAACGACGCGGCGGCTTTCGTGTTCGGCGAAGTGCAGGACATCAGCGACGCGGATTGGGCGCGCGTGTTCGGAGTGAATGTCGTCGGTCAGGCGTATTGCGTGAAGCATGTGCTGCCTCACATGCAAGCTGCCGGCGGTGGCGCAATCGTGAATCTGGCATCGGTGAGCGGATTCATCGCGCAGCCCGGCTTTATCCCGTACAACGCATCCAAGGGCGCGGTTATGCAGCTGACGCGCTGCCTAGCGATGGACCTCGCGCCGCACAACATCCGTGTGAATGCCGTATGCCCCGGCTCAGTCCTAACGCCCGCTACGGAGCGACACCGTCAATTCGTAGGCGCCGACCCGGAAGAATTCTTGGCGGAGGCGGGCGCGTCCAACTTCATGAAGCGAGTCGCCGATCCGCGCGAAATCGCCTACGGCGCTCTGTTCCTGGCGTCGGATGAGGCGTCATTTGTTACGGGAACGCCGTTAGTGATGGATGGCGGGCTGACGGCGCAGTAG
- a CDS encoding L-rhamnose mutarotase, whose translation MKRVGFLLKVKQDRIDEYKAHHRAVWPEMLDALSRNGWHNYSLFMREDGLMFGYFETEDTFAAALEGMSKENVNTRWQDMMSPFFEIPDGAHPDAMMVELEEVFHLE comes from the coding sequence ATGAAGCGCGTAGGCTTTCTGCTGAAAGTGAAGCAGGACAGAATCGATGAATATAAGGCGCACCACCGCGCCGTCTGGCCTGAGATGCTGGACGCGCTCTCGCGCAATGGCTGGCACAACTACTCGCTCTTCATGCGCGAAGACGGCTTGATGTTCGGATATTTTGAGACCGAAGATACCTTCGCCGCCGCGCTGGAAGGCATGTCCAAAGAAAATGTCAACACGCGCTGGCAGGACATGATGTCGCCCTTTTTTGAGATACCGGATGGGGCGCATCCTGATGCGATGATGGTGGAGTTGGAGGAAGTATTTCATTTAGAGTAA
- a CDS encoding acetylxylan esterase, giving the protein MDTAIMNIANDFGQYWERTLEELAGYPAAPEVELLPMRCTEFATMYTVRLTGIGSYRLFGYLSIPSGEGPHPAIYYAPKYMSVLEPIPQGSANGLRSRFVVFSLGSRGQRLSDKPYSAGFPGMLTDDIDDAQGYIFRGVAADSVRGLEYLLTRPEVDAGRVVAIGNDIALATAALHNGATHVICQPGVFVNTLARAAQTGDYPLEEINDYLNLHPQRRDAVSKTLSYFDLGGFAPDVSSRTLLMAGTPGSALDADGLSAISDSIQGEVSVYESQSSSYRDGVHQEEWLAQEFGYAEAILPEHWR; this is encoded by the coding sequence ATGGACACAGCCATTATGAATATCGCTAACGATTTCGGACAGTACTGGGAACGGACGCTAGAAGAATTGGCGGGCTATCCTGCTGCGCCTGAAGTAGAACTGCTGCCGATGCGCTGCACGGAGTTCGCCACGATGTACACCGTCCGGCTCACCGGCATCGGGTCATACCGCCTGTTCGGCTACTTGAGCATACCTTCGGGTGAGGGACCGCATCCCGCCATCTATTACGCGCCGAAATACATGAGCGTGCTAGAGCCGATACCGCAAGGCTCGGCGAACGGCCTTCGCAGCCGGTTTGTCGTTTTCTCGCTCGGATCGCGCGGGCAGCGGCTGTCGGACAAGCCGTATTCCGCGGGATTCCCTGGCATGCTTACGGACGACATCGATGACGCGCAGGGCTACATATTTCGCGGCGTCGCTGCGGACAGCGTGCGCGGTCTGGAATATCTGCTAACGCGTCCGGAAGTGGACGCGGGGCGCGTGGTGGCAATCGGCAACGACATTGCGCTGGCAACCGCCGCGCTGCACAACGGCGCGACGCATGTGATATGCCAGCCCGGCGTGTTCGTGAATACGCTCGCAAGGGCAGCGCAAACGGGCGACTACCCGCTTGAAGAGATTAACGACTATCTGAACCTGCATCCGCAGCGCCGGGACGCCGTATCCAAAACGCTGTCGTACTTCGACCTGGGCGGCTTCGCGCCGGATGTGTCCTCAAGAACGCTGCTGATGGCAGGCACTCCGGGCAGCGCGCTCGACGCCGATGGTCTGTCCGCCATATCGGACTCAATACAAGGCGAAGTCAGTGTGTACGAATCGCAAAGCTCCAGCTACCGCGACGGCGTGCATCAAGAAGAATGGTTAGCCCAAGAATTCGGCTACGCAGAAGCCATCCTCCCCGAACACTGGCGCTAG